CCCTCCCCTCGCCGTCGTCGACGTCGCGACCGACCTGTCTGGCGAGCCTGACGATCCCCTGTGCGTGGACGGGGTCGAGCGTCATTGGCGTGGCTGGGCGAGGGAGCGAAAAAAACACTCCGGTCGGGAGAGCGAAGCGGGTTTGGGGGTGCGAGCGGAGTGAGGAGTATGGACGCGGCGCTCGTTATCCTGGACGGCTGGGGGTTGAGTGGGACGGGTGACTCGGAGAGCGCGGGTCACCGGGATGCAGTACGGGCGGCGGAGACGCCCGTCTTCGACCGGATTCGAGAGGAGGGTGCGTTCGGGACGCTCGATCCCACGGGGAGGGCGGTCGGCCTCCCGGACGGACAGATGGGAAACAGCGAGGTCGGCCACCTCACGATCGGCGCCGGTCGGGTCGTCAACCAGGCGTACACCCGGATCGACGACGCGATCGAGGTGGGCGAACTCGCGGAGAACCCGGCGATCGCCGGCGCGTTCGAACACGTGCGATCGACCGGAGGCCGGCTCCACTTCATGGGGCTGGTGAGCGACGGCGGCGTCCACTCGGATCAGGCACACCTGCACGCGCTGATCGAACTCGCCGCGGAGAACGGCGTGGCGGCCGTCACGCACGCCTTCACCGACGGCCGGGACACCGACCCACACGGCGGCGCGGAGTACCTCCGGGCGCTCTCGGCGGCGGCCGAGGAGTACGGGACTGGCCACGTCGCGACCGTTTCCGGAAGGTACTACGCGATGGACAGAGACGGAAACTGGGAGCGGACGAAGCGGGCATACGACGCGATCGTCCTCCGCGAGGCCGAGCACGTCGCGCCCTCGGCACCGGGCGCGGTCGAGGCGGCCTACGAGCGGGAGGTGACCGACGAGTTCGTCGAGCCGACGCTGATCGAAGGTGGGGTCGGTGTAGATGACGGCCACAGCACCGACCACGGGTCGGCCGGAAGCGATCTCGCGGTTCGAGACGGTGACGCGGTCGTCTTCTTCAACTTCCGGGGCGACCGGGGCAGGCAGCTCACCCGGATGCTCGCGGACATCCGACCCGAGTGGAGGTTCGAGGTCACCACCCCCGAGATCCACCTCGTCACCGCGACGGAGTACGACGCCACGTTCGGACTCCCGGTCGCGTTCCCCCCACAGCAGCCCGAGGAGACGCTCGGGGAGGTACTCGCCC
This region of Halalkalicoccus sp. CGA53 genomic DNA includes:
- the gpmI gene encoding 2,3-bisphosphoglycerate-independent phosphoglycerate mutase codes for the protein MDAALVILDGWGLSGTGDSESAGHRDAVRAAETPVFDRIREEGAFGTLDPTGRAVGLPDGQMGNSEVGHLTIGAGRVVNQAYTRIDDAIEVGELAENPAIAGAFEHVRSTGGRLHFMGLVSDGGVHSDQAHLHALIELAAENGVAAVTHAFTDGRDTDPHGGAEYLRALSAAAEEYGTGHVATVSGRYYAMDRDGNWERTKRAYDAIVLREAEHVAPSAPGAVEAAYEREVTDEFVEPTLIEGGVGVDDGHSTDHGSAGSDLAVRDGDAVVFFNFRGDRGRQLTRMLADIRPEWRFEVTTPEIHLVTATEYDATFGLPVAFPPQQPEETLGEVLAREGHTQLRIAESEKYAHVTYFLNGGREVEFAGEVRKIVPSPGVPTYDLQPEMSAPAVTDTAREVIESEDPDVLVLNYANPDMVGHTGDFEAAVAACEAVDAQLSRLLETLRAHGSHVVVTADHGNADDMGTEERPHTAHTYNPVPVIYTAPDGTDGGYAIREGGTLADLAPTLLSLLGVVKPGVMTGENLLVSAQRPS